A window of Helicobacter macacae MIT 99-5501 genomic DNA:
CTAGCAGCCAAACAGACACAGAGGCTAAAGAGAAATAAAATAGGGCAGACTAATGAATCAAAATAGGACTAAATTTATCGACATTGCGCGGATTTTCACGCTTGCATTTATTTCTTGCGTGGTGTTTTTAGGCTGTAGCTCAAAGAAATTTTATACACCTGCCAAAGTCGATGGAGAGATTATTTTTTCTCAATCACTCCCCACGCCCATAGCCCAAAACAATCGCTATGTAGCCACGCTAAAAGACGGCTCGCTCCTAACCCAAAGTGGATTTGTCCCCATAAATAAGCAAATAAAAGAGATTATCCCCAAAGATGCAAGATTTTTAAACGAGTCTGGAGGGTATTATATTTTTGCAAAAGGGTGTGATGAGATGCTGCTAGTGAGGGCTAGCGTGATTGATGAGAGTGCGTTTGATAGCGGGACTTGCCCGATAAAAGAGGAAAACTCCGCTTGCACAAAAGAACAAATCAAGCTAAAAACTCAAGGCTGTGCTATCAGCGCAAGCCTAAAGGGAAATCTACTTGCTTTTGTAACTACCGATAACACAAGCCATATTATTTCTTTAGAATCTAGCACGGATTTTGCAAATGTGGATTTTGCAAAAGATGAAAGTGCTGACAAAGATTTTAAAAATAGTGGAGAAAATAGCGAGTCTTACAAATCCGTCTTTAGCCAAAAAGGTAGCGCAGTCCTAGCGGTAAATCAGCTTATAGCTGCGCCATTATTTTTGGACTCTGTGGTGGTTTTTCCAACTCTTGATGGGAGGATTTTGGTTGTGAGCTTGCAAAACTACGAAACACAGCGAAATATCATTGTATCAAGCGAGAAGTTTTTTAATAACATTATCTATTTGCAAGGCGATGATGTTCGCATATTTGCCGCCACACCAAAAAAGCTCATAAGCATTGTTTCTGGACAGCAGTTTAGCTACCAAGAGGACATAAAAGACATAACCTTTGCAAATGGCTATTTATATGCACTTACCCTAGAGGGCAAAATCGCACAGCTTGACCACACGCTGCGAGAAGTAAATACTAGGAAATTTGAATACGCTAGTTTGGAGGGAATGTCCGTAGCAAACAATGTGCTATACACTTATGAGAAAAATGGTAGCTTTATCATCGCGCTAGATTTGGAAAACTTCAGCCACAAAGTCTATCAAGCACAAGATACATTTGGCAAAATGATGAGTAACAAGCTTCATTTCTATACCAAAAATATTTTTTATTACAACAGATACTACTTTGATTTTGCCAAAATTGCCGATTTTATAACATCTCAATAAAGGGGACACTATGCTACTATGCGATATAGGCAACACGCATTTTCACTTTTGGAGCAATGGAAAAGTAACCCACCTGCTTCCCCGCTCACTGCACAGAAGAATGTTTAATGAAGAGATTTACTACATTAGCGTAAATCCAGAAAATGAAAAAATCCTTACTAAAACATTTAAAACCACTTATGATTTAGAATCTATTATTGATTTGCCTACGGAGTATATGGGGCTTGGTGTGGATAGAAAAGCTGCGTGTCTATGCGTGCGAGATGGCGTGATAATCGATGCGGGGACGGCTATTACCGTAGATGTGATGAGTGGTGGCAGACATCAAGGCGGCTATATTTTACCGGGGTTTAATGAAATGATAGGCGCGTATGGACGCATATCTCCACTACTTGTAGGAGGGATAAACTTCACTTATGAGCCAAAAGAGCTACCACTAAATACCAAAGATAGTATCACTTATGGAATGCTAAAAAGCATTATTTTGACTATCCAAAACACGATTGGCTCAAAAAAAGCATATTTTACAGGTGGCGATGGCAAGTATCTAGCGAAATTTTTTGCACAAGCGATTTATGATGAAACTATGGTATTTCGTGGTATGAGGATTTCTATTGAGAGGGCATTAGAAAAAAGGCGCAGAGCTCAAAGCGTGCAAGAGCTAGAAGAAGCCCCTATGGATTTGGATTGGGAGTAGGATTTGCTAAATATTGCACTTCCAAAAGGGCGCATTGCTAAGGAAACTTTGCAGCTTTTTTCTCGCATTTTTGGAGAGGATTTTGGCTTTGATGATAGGAAGCTCATCTTGCAAAAAGGCGATTTTTGCTTTATGCTTGTGCGAAGTCAAGATGTCGCCACCTATGTCTATCATCAAGCTGCCGATATAGGCGTGGTGGGGCTAGATGTGCTAGAGGAGCAGCCCTATAACATTATGCGCTTACTAAATCTAAACATAGGCAAATGTCGCGTGGTGGTTGGCGCACACGCACACAAGCCTATTGATTACTCAAAGCCAAAGATTACTATCGCTACAAAAATGCCAAATATCACTGCAAAGTATTTTTCTCAAAAAGCCATACCTATTGATATGATAAAGCTATATGGCTCTATTGAGCTAGCTGCGCTTGTGGGGCTGTGTGATGGGATTGTAGATATTGTAGAGACGGGTGAGACGATGAGGGCAAACAACCTCATAGAGAGTGAGAAAATCCTAGATTCTAGCGCGTATCTAATCGCAAATTTTAATAGCTTCTCGCTTAAAAAGCACGCGATTTTGGAGCTTTGCTCTAGGATAGAAGTCGCACTAGAGCATTAAATTTTTGGCAAAACGCAATACTAAAAAGGCAAGATTATGATAAAACACAATCAATACAAAAAGGTTTTTCTCATAGTGGCAATAGTGTCGCATATATGCGGATTTGTTGCCATCGCAGATGAGCTAAAGTGGGGCAAATGGCGATGGGAGGAGATGGGGTATGTGGATTGTGAGGTTCGCTTTGCTAGCAACACAAGCGAGTGTGGTGAGAGGGGCAAAACAAGAGAAATCATCATAGAGGCTAGAGATATACCAACTGCCTATCAGCTTTATCTAAGACAATACGGCAAAACCCACCAAAAATCTGGCTATGCTTTGGAGCGCAATCTACCTACAAAAAGCCATAATTATGTGGTTTCGTATGAAATGCCTTTAGATATAAGGTATGGCTACACTTACTCTTGGAGTGATGATAAAAGTAGCTTAAGCATTGATTTTTGGCTAGGAGTATGCAAATCAAATGAAAATACTTGCACCAAAGCGCGGCTTACTTTCATAGATATGAGCAAAGAGCACAGTGAGATAGCTAATAGCAGTGATGAAAGTGGCAAAAATGATGATGGAAGCAAAGATAAAAATCCCAAAAATCAAAACCTTGCGCAAGAATCCGCGCAAAAAATTCCCCAAGAATCAGCCAAAAAATCCACACAAGAATCTAAAGGCACTTCATTTAGCGGGCTAGATAGCAAAATCATCTCTTTTACGACAAAACAAAATACCA
This region includes:
- a CDS encoding type III pantothenate kinase; translation: MLLCDIGNTHFHFWSNGKVTHLLPRSLHRRMFNEEIYYISVNPENEKILTKTFKTTYDLESIIDLPTEYMGLGVDRKAACLCVRDGVIIDAGTAITVDVMSGGRHQGGYILPGFNEMIGAYGRISPLLVGGINFTYEPKELPLNTKDSITYGMLKSIILTIQNTIGSKKAYFTGGDGKYLAKFFAQAIYDETMVFRGMRISIERALEKRRRAQSVQELEEAPMDLDWE
- the hisG gene encoding ATP phosphoribosyltransferase, producing MLNIALPKGRIAKETLQLFSRIFGEDFGFDDRKLILQKGDFCFMLVRSQDVATYVYHQAADIGVVGLDVLEEQPYNIMRLLNLNIGKCRVVVGAHAHKPIDYSKPKITIATKMPNITAKYFSQKAIPIDMIKLYGSIELAALVGLCDGIVDIVETGETMRANNLIESEKILDSSAYLIANFNSFSLKKHAILELCSRIEVALEH